A genome region from Bifidobacterium coryneforme includes the following:
- the rpmB gene encoding 50S ribosomal protein L28, with product MAARCAVCGKGPQTGYTVSHSHIRNKRVFRPNLQSVHTKVDGENVRVRVCVKCLKAGKVQRVAA from the coding sequence ATGGCAGCTCGTTGCGCGGTGTGCGGCAAGGGCCCGCAGACCGGTTACACTGTTTCTCACTCGCATATTCGTAATAAGCGCGTCTTCCGTCCCAACCTGCAGTCGGTGCACACCAAGGTTGACGGGGAGAACGTCCGCGTTCGCGTCTGCGTCAAGTGCCTGAAGGCCGGCAAGGTGCAGCGCGTCGCCGCCTGA
- the murA gene encoding UDP-N-acetylglucosamine 1-carboxyvinyltransferase, which yields MAKVNPENDLLHVVGGRPLHGTIQVRGAKNFVSKAMVAALLASDVSVLKNVPEIRDVQVVSDLLRLHGVGVDVKPREGTVTIEAKHVELADVADVDTLSGSSRIPILFSGPLLHRLGEAFIPALGGCRIGSRPIDFHLETLRKLGAKVDKEHEAGIHITAPDGLHGAKIHLPYPSVGATEQTLLAAVLAKGKTELSGAATEPEIMDLVAVLQKMGAQISVDVDRTIRIEGVESLNGYTHTSLPDRIEAASWASAALATHGDIMVKGAQQPDMMTYLNVFRKIGGEFDVRDDGIRFWHPGGDLKPVAIETDVHPGFMTDWQQPLVVALTQAKGLSIVHETVYENRFGFTQPLIKMGATIQLYRECLGSLPCRFQQQNFEHSAVIFGPTPLTGRDIDVPDLRGGFSHLIAALTASGPSTVRGISLIDRGYEDFRDKLAALDAQID from the coding sequence ATGGCCAAGGTGAATCCCGAGAACGATCTTCTGCATGTGGTCGGTGGCAGACCGCTCCACGGCACCATTCAGGTGCGTGGTGCCAAGAACTTCGTAAGCAAGGCCATGGTTGCTGCCCTGCTGGCATCCGATGTGTCCGTCCTGAAGAACGTACCCGAGATACGCGATGTGCAGGTGGTCTCCGACCTGTTGAGACTGCACGGCGTCGGGGTCGATGTCAAGCCCCGTGAGGGCACCGTCACCATCGAGGCCAAGCATGTGGAACTGGCGGATGTGGCCGATGTGGACACCCTGTCCGGCTCATCCCGCATCCCGATTCTCTTCTCCGGCCCCCTTCTGCACAGGCTGGGAGAGGCTTTCATTCCGGCCCTGGGTGGGTGCCGCATCGGCAGCAGGCCGATTGACTTCCACCTGGAGACCCTGCGCAAGCTGGGGGCGAAGGTCGACAAGGAGCACGAGGCCGGCATCCACATCACCGCCCCCGACGGTCTGCACGGGGCCAAGATCCATCTGCCCTACCCCTCGGTCGGGGCCACAGAGCAGACCCTCCTGGCGGCCGTCCTGGCCAAGGGGAAGACCGAGCTCTCCGGTGCCGCCACCGAACCTGAGATCATGGACCTGGTGGCCGTCTTGCAGAAGATGGGCGCCCAGATTTCGGTTGACGTCGACAGGACCATCCGCATCGAGGGGGTCGAGTCCCTGAACGGATACACCCACACCTCCCTGCCCGACAGGATTGAAGCCGCTTCCTGGGCTTCGGCGGCCCTGGCCACGCATGGCGACATCATGGTCAAGGGTGCCCAGCAGCCCGATATGATGACCTACCTGAATGTGTTCCGCAAAATCGGCGGCGAATTCGACGTGCGTGACGATGGCATCCGCTTCTGGCATCCGGGTGGCGACCTGAAGCCTGTGGCCATCGAGACCGATGTTCATCCGGGCTTCATGACCGACTGGCAGCAGCCCCTGGTCGTGGCTCTGACCCAGGCCAAGGGTCTTTCGATCGTTCACGAAACCGTCTATGAGAACCGGTTCGGCTTCACCCAGCCCCTGATCAAGATGGGCGCCACCATCCAGCTCTATAGGGAGTGCCTGGGGTCCCTGCCCTGCCGGTTCCAGCAGCAGAACTTCGAGCACTCGGCGGTCATCTTCGGGCCGACGCCGCTCACCGGCCGCGATATCGACGTGCCGGACCTGCGCGGTGGATTCAGCCATCTGATTGCCGCGCTGACGGCATCCGGTCCCTCCACCGTCCGCGGCATCTCCCTGATCGATCGTGGTTACGAGGACTTCCGCGACAAGCTCGCGGCCCTGGATGCCCAGATAGACTGA
- a CDS encoding mechanosensitive ion channel family protein has protein sequence MNLMPPLPGWPATLAVGTFATQVRTPESGKVPMDRPERAISGFTDAVVGWFHQNFGKIILLIIVAACATLISRIVAAAMRRTLERTNLPSASIFINIVRALIWIFAAATVLQPVFGINPSTVVAALGVSGLALSFGLKDTISNIVGGFGLMVSKVVQPGDIITIQGTTGTVRDVTWRHTIVIDRAGNQLLIPNSILNTTALEKITEAGEAATTIPFTLRGDADMARSSRSIAMTVTQATKGMSMSTNPPIVQFQGFTPYGVKGQVVMFARPGVAAADMQDAATRALAGQDYLVQETELESDTAA, from the coding sequence ATGAACCTGATGCCTCCTCTTCCCGGCTGGCCTGCCACCCTGGCCGTTGGGACCTTCGCCACCCAGGTCCGGACCCCCGAGTCCGGCAAGGTACCCATGGATCGGCCCGAGCGGGCCATTTCCGGCTTCACCGATGCCGTGGTGGGCTGGTTCCACCAGAACTTCGGCAAGATCATCCTCCTGATAATCGTGGCGGCCTGCGCCACCCTCATCTCCAGGATTGTGGCCGCCGCCATGCGGCGCACTCTGGAGCGGACCAACCTCCCCAGCGCCTCCATTTTCATCAACATCGTCCGTGCCCTGATCTGGATCTTCGCCGCCGCCACGGTTCTCCAACCGGTCTTCGGCATCAACCCGTCCACCGTGGTGGCCGCCCTGGGAGTCAGCGGTCTTGCCCTTTCCTTCGGCCTGAAGGACACCATCTCGAATATCGTCGGCGGTTTCGGGCTGATGGTCAGCAAGGTGGTTCAACCCGGCGACATCATCACCATCCAGGGCACCACCGGTACGGTCCGTGACGTGACCTGGCGCCACACCATCGTCATCGACAGGGCCGGCAACCAGCTGTTGATCCCCAACTCCATCCTGAACACCACGGCCCTGGAGAAGATCACAGAGGCCGGGGAGGCGGCCACCACCATCCCCTTCACGCTGCGTGGGGATGCCGATATGGCCAGGTCCTCCCGGTCCATCGCCATGACGGTCACCCAGGCCACCAAGGGTATGTCCATGTCCACCAACCCGCCCATCGTCCAGTTCCAGGGCTTCACCCCGTACGGCGTCAAGGGTCAGGTGGTCATGTTCGCCAGGCCGGGTGTCGCCGCCGCCGACATGCAGGATGCCGCCACCCGTGCCCTGGCCGGCCAGGATTACCTGGTCCAGGAGACCGAACTCGAATCGGATACGGCCGCCTAG
- a CDS encoding RsmD family RNA methyltransferase, producing MHIISGRFKGFPIPAALRGTRPTTDRTKEAVFSHLEAIGAVEGARVLDLYAGTGALGFEALSRGANLLESVESSGRAAGLLSKSAARLTHHPSWNPTMGIHVSRVKTERFVRPLQTGNDAESGPAAGTYDLVFMDPPYDLPTEDCQEIMAGLVKGGFVNHDSVIVLERSGRSVLPVTPSGWAVSTSRSYGETVVYYIESVAA from the coding sequence ATGCACATCATTTCCGGCAGATTCAAGGGATTCCCCATCCCTGCGGCTCTCAGAGGCACCCGCCCAACCACAGACCGTACCAAGGAGGCTGTCTTCTCGCATCTGGAGGCCATCGGGGCCGTGGAGGGGGCCAGGGTGCTGGATCTATATGCAGGCACCGGGGCCTTGGGCTTCGAGGCCCTGTCCCGAGGAGCCAACCTCCTGGAATCCGTGGAGTCATCCGGGCGGGCCGCCGGACTCCTGTCCAAGTCAGCGGCCAGGCTGACCCATCATCCTTCCTGGAATCCGACCATGGGCATCCATGTGAGCAGGGTCAAGACGGAGCGGTTTGTCAGGCCCCTCCAGACTGGCAATGATGCCGAGTCGGGTCCTGCCGCAGGCACCTACGATTTGGTGTTCATGGATCCTCCCTACGATCTGCCCACGGAAGACTGCCAGGAGATTATGGCGGGCCTGGTCAAGGGTGGCTTCGTCAACCATGACTCGGTGATTGTCCTGGAACGCTCGGGGCGCTCAGTGTTGCCTGTGACCCCCTCCGGGTGGGCCGTATCCACATCCAGGTCCTACGGCGAAACCGTGGTCTACTACATCGAATCAGTTGCCGCATAA
- a CDS encoding NAD(P)H-dependent glycerol-3-phosphate dehydrogenase, which produces MMAKITVLGAGAWGTAFAQVLADAGNQVVMWDIDPDVVEEISLRHSNARRLPTVEKLPDAIGAEGDRAKAVEGADMVVVAIAAQYAGEALKEFKGLLGPDTIVISLMKGIERGTHRRMDQVVCQTLDLDQSRFAAVSGPNLSKEVAAREPGATVVASSDADTAMRVARACTTDYFKAFVTDDVIGLELCGSLKNVTALAVGMSRGAGYGENTAAMIQARGLAELTALGAACGAKAKTFAGLAGVGDLVATCGSPLSRNYTFGFNLGQGKSIEEATRVSKGVAEGVPTTDAVVALGSSLHVETPLATAMSHVLDQGLDCRGMIEELFGGEITPE; this is translated from the coding sequence ATGATGGCGAAGATCACGGTATTGGGAGCAGGTGCATGGGGGACCGCCTTCGCCCAGGTGCTGGCCGATGCAGGCAATCAAGTGGTCATGTGGGACATCGACCCGGATGTGGTCGAGGAAATCAGCCTCAGGCATTCGAACGCGCGCCGCCTGCCGACTGTCGAGAAGCTGCCCGATGCCATCGGTGCAGAAGGTGACAGGGCCAAGGCCGTGGAGGGTGCCGACATGGTCGTGGTCGCCATAGCCGCGCAATATGCCGGTGAGGCCCTGAAGGAGTTCAAGGGTCTGCTCGGGCCCGATACCATCGTCATTTCCCTGATGAAGGGAATCGAGCGGGGGACCCACAGGCGCATGGACCAGGTGGTCTGCCAGACCCTGGACCTGGATCAGTCGCGGTTCGCCGCCGTTTCGGGCCCCAACCTGAGCAAGGAGGTGGCAGCGCGTGAGCCTGGTGCCACCGTGGTGGCCAGCTCTGATGCCGACACGGCCATGCGGGTCGCCCGGGCCTGCACCACCGACTACTTCAAGGCCTTCGTGACCGACGACGTGATTGGTCTGGAACTGTGCGGATCCCTGAAGAACGTCACAGCACTGGCCGTGGGAATGTCGCGAGGGGCCGGATACGGCGAGAACACGGCCGCCATGATCCAGGCCAGGGGACTGGCTGAACTCACCGCTCTTGGTGCAGCCTGCGGAGCCAAGGCCAAGACCTTTGCCGGTCTGGCCGGGGTCGGTGACCTGGTGGCCACCTGTGGATCTCCGCTGAGCAGGAACTATACCTTCGGATTCAATCTGGGCCAGGGCAAGAGCATCGAGGAGGCCACCCGGGTGAGCAAGGGCGTCGCCGAAGGCGTGCCCACGACCGATGCCGTGGTCGCCCTCGGCAGCAGCCTTCATGTAGAGACCCCGCTGGCAACGGCCATGAGCCATGTGCTGGACCAGGGTCTGGACTGCCGGGGCATGATTGAGGAGCTGTTCGGCGGGGAGATTACTCCGGAGTAG
- a CDS encoding GNAT family N-acetyltransferase — protein sequence MRYEVSERIPQDARSIREAVFVDEQGFHDEFDETDEISLHIVAYDGDAPVGVCRIFPNEGNTWTLGRLAVLKPYRGRHLGAGLVGEAEKTVRSRGAGRLTLHAQERVKDFYRSLGYRDMGIHDLDEGCPHMWMDKPLAETVGNKAGDDEEL from the coding sequence ATGAGGTATGAAGTCAGCGAGCGCATCCCCCAGGATGCCAGGTCCATCCGTGAAGCCGTCTTCGTGGATGAGCAGGGCTTCCATGACGAATTCGACGAGACCGATGAAATCAGCCTCCATATCGTGGCCTATGACGGTGATGCGCCGGTCGGGGTCTGCCGCATCTTCCCCAACGAGGGAAACACCTGGACCCTGGGCCGCCTGGCCGTCCTGAAACCCTACCGGGGCAGGCACCTGGGGGCCGGACTGGTTGGCGAGGCCGAGAAAACCGTCCGGAGCCGTGGAGCGGGCAGGCTTACACTCCATGCCCAGGAACGGGTGAAGGACTTCTACCGGTCACTCGGATACAGGGATATGGGCATCCACGACCTGGACGAAGGGTGCCCCCATATGTGGATGGACAAGCCCCTGGCGGAAACCGTCGGGAACAAGGCAGGAGATGACGAGGAACTATGA
- a CDS encoding maltose acetyltransferase domain-containing protein, producing MAMGKDHNPENALGMDARKSRRPQRDRMLAGELYDASDPELSRLRVKAHELCRRFNASSEEERDLRTRILDDLVPGHGQDADFMGPIYFDYGCFTKLGSRIFANFNFTVLDTCPVVIGDDVMIGPNVTLATPLHPLRWQERNLRRHEDGSLYDYEFGAPITIGSNCWLASNVTVTGGVTIGEGSVIGAGSVVTHDIPANSLAVGVPCRVIRTITEADRMDLPELGQ from the coding sequence ATGGCGATGGGCAAGGACCATAATCCAGAGAATGCCCTCGGCATGGACGCTCGGAAGAGCCGCCGCCCGCAGAGGGACCGCATGCTTGCAGGCGAACTCTACGATGCCTCGGACCCCGAGCTGAGTCGCCTGCGGGTCAAGGCCCACGAGCTCTGCCGTCGCTTCAACGCCTCATCCGAAGAGGAGCGGGACCTGCGCACCCGGATTCTGGATGATCTGGTTCCTGGACACGGCCAGGACGCCGATTTCATGGGGCCCATCTACTTCGACTACGGATGCTTCACCAAACTCGGGTCCCGTATCTTCGCCAATTTCAACTTCACGGTCCTCGATACCTGTCCGGTGGTGATCGGCGATGACGTCATGATTGGCCCCAACGTCACCCTGGCAACCCCGCTGCATCCCCTCCGCTGGCAGGAGCGGAACCTGCGTCGCCATGAGGACGGGTCCCTCTATGACTACGAGTTCGGCGCTCCGATCACCATCGGCTCCAACTGCTGGCTGGCCTCGAACGTAACGGTGACCGGTGGGGTCACCATAGGGGAGGGGTCTGTTATCGGGGCCGGGTCCGTGGTGACCCACGATATCCCGGCTAACTCCCTGGCGGTGGGCGTGCCCTGCCGGGTGATACGCACCATCACCGAGGCCGATCGGATGGATTTGCCCGAGCTGGGCCAGTAG
- a CDS encoding ATP-dependent DNA helicase RecG: MAATVKASLSSPVSSLMTNKRRVGALKSLGINTVRDALTYYPFRVTDPVPVTTISGIVLGSPCAFAARVESARVVPLNGRRGFRFDVVVDDSEFAARQGRPGLVARLVFFSHKKTYMDWMCMRLRTGARVVVAGEPGTYMDQLQFTHPETLIVEDPDSGEGGNLKADATNIQEALDRVARPRPVYHANSRISSDHIHDVILGFMRLLAQSDTGIDSSGGEGDQDQSRIDPEALGHGVPDIIPEPVRAGRGLLHRAQALLGMHDPDSLKDFGDARKTLRYEEAFVSQTALLQTRQETRKSPTYPCRDAGMDAASDSLRARFIKSLPFELTKGQSRVIEQIGEDMCCDYPMQRLLQGEVGSGKTVVALAAMLQAVDAGHQAVLVAPTQVLAEQHYESIKGMLAAMGTEVRPKGSGGKTTQADNVTMIDMGSDQSTELEDGILPLVLLTGGMRLAQRRQALAVSASGRPCIVVATHAAFSKTFQAPNLALTVIDEQHRFGVEQREELRRKSERSPHLLVMTATPIPRTAAMTWFGDLDISTLTELPSNRKPVKTYVVSENDGATMGGMFLHIRKRIEAGERAYVVCARIDEDDDPTQDAADQDKAAGKGRGEQDSPQPDLYQGDTDSEGTRAPLHSVAEISRRLADLPQFQGIGIATLTGRDDDSAKTAVMAEFASGETPLLVATTVIEVGVDVPEASCIVIFDADRFGLSQLHQLRGRVGRGGTDSWAFLVSRAPAESPAAERLEVIRSTTDGAKIAEADIQIRGAGDVLGEAQSGGRSSLKLLRVVTDAKMITQARQEAADLLESDPDLKGQVELAGAVLDFMRGNEGFLVSA, from the coding sequence ATGGCGGCAACAGTCAAGGCAAGCCTGTCCAGCCCCGTATCATCCCTGATGACCAACAAGCGACGGGTGGGAGCCCTGAAATCCCTGGGCATCAACACGGTCCGGGATGCGCTGACATACTACCCGTTCCGTGTCACCGACCCCGTGCCGGTCACCACCATCAGCGGCATCGTCCTGGGGAGCCCCTGTGCCTTTGCCGCCAGGGTGGAGAGTGCCCGGGTGGTGCCCTTGAACGGACGCCGCGGATTCCGCTTCGACGTGGTCGTGGACGATTCCGAGTTCGCGGCCCGGCAGGGGCGGCCCGGCCTGGTTGCCCGCCTGGTTTTCTTCTCGCACAAAAAGACCTACATGGACTGGATGTGCATGCGGCTCCGAACCGGGGCCAGGGTGGTCGTGGCCGGTGAACCCGGTACCTACATGGACCAACTTCAGTTCACCCATCCGGAGACCCTGATCGTCGAGGACCCGGATTCGGGCGAGGGGGGCAACCTCAAGGCCGATGCGACCAACATCCAAGAGGCCCTGGACAGGGTCGCTCGTCCCAGACCTGTCTACCATGCCAACTCTCGCATATCGTCCGACCATATCCACGATGTCATCCTTGGATTCATGCGGCTTCTGGCCCAATCTGATACCGGGATTGATTCCAGCGGCGGCGAAGGTGACCAAGATCAGTCCCGAATAGATCCGGAAGCCCTGGGGCATGGCGTTCCTGACATCATTCCCGAACCGGTTCGCGCCGGAAGGGGACTGCTGCATCGGGCCCAGGCCCTGCTGGGCATGCATGATCCGGACTCCTTGAAGGACTTCGGGGATGCCAGGAAGACCTTGCGGTACGAGGAGGCATTCGTCTCGCAGACAGCCCTCCTCCAGACCCGTCAGGAGACCAGAAAGAGCCCGACCTATCCCTGTCGGGATGCCGGGATGGATGCGGCTTCAGACTCCCTGCGGGCACGGTTCATCAAGTCCCTGCCCTTCGAGCTGACCAAGGGGCAGAGCCGGGTCATCGAGCAAATCGGCGAGGACATGTGCTGTGACTACCCCATGCAGCGCCTTCTCCAGGGCGAGGTTGGCTCGGGCAAGACCGTGGTGGCCCTGGCCGCCATGCTTCAGGCGGTTGATGCCGGTCACCAAGCGGTTCTGGTGGCCCCCACCCAGGTTCTGGCGGAGCAGCACTACGAGTCCATCAAGGGTATGCTGGCCGCCATGGGCACCGAGGTCAGGCCCAAGGGCTCCGGTGGGAAAACCACCCAGGCCGATAACGTGACCATGATCGACATGGGTTCCGACCAGTCCACTGAGCTTGAGGACGGCATCCTGCCGCTGGTGCTTCTGACCGGTGGAATGCGGTTGGCACAGCGGAGGCAGGCCTTGGCGGTTTCGGCCTCGGGCAGGCCATGCATCGTTGTTGCCACCCACGCGGCATTCTCCAAGACCTTCCAGGCACCCAACCTGGCTCTGACCGTGATTGACGAGCAACATCGTTTCGGCGTGGAGCAGCGAGAGGAACTGAGGCGCAAATCGGAGCGCTCACCCCACCTTCTGGTCATGACAGCCACCCCTATACCCCGCACCGCGGCCATGACCTGGTTCGGTGATCTGGACATCTCCACCCTGACCGAGCTGCCCAGCAACCGCAAGCCGGTGAAGACCTACGTGGTCTCCGAGAACGATGGGGCCACCATGGGGGGCATGTTCCTTCATATCCGCAAGCGCATCGAAGCGGGGGAGCGGGCCTACGTGGTATGCGCCCGGATTGACGAGGATGATGACCCCACCCAGGATGCCGCCGACCAGGACAAGGCAGCCGGAAAGGGACGGGGAGAACAGGACAGTCCCCAGCCGGACCTTTACCAGGGCGATACCGATTCGGAGGGGACCAGGGCACCACTGCACTCAGTGGCGGAAATCAGCAGGCGACTTGCCGACCTGCCCCAGTTCCAGGGCATCGGAATAGCCACACTGACGGGCCGCGACGACGATAGCGCCAAGACCGCCGTGATGGCCGAATTCGCATCGGGGGAGACCCCCCTGCTGGTGGCCACCACGGTCATTGAGGTCGGGGTGGATGTGCCCGAGGCCTCCTGCATTGTCATCTTCGATGCGGACCGGTTCGGTCTTTCCCAGCTTCATCAGCTTCGTGGCCGTGTAGGGCGAGGTGGCACGGACTCATGGGCCTTCCTGGTTTCCAGGGCTCCTGCGGAATCGCCGGCCGCCGAGCGTCTGGAGGTCATCCGCAGCACCACCGACGGGGCCAAAATAGCCGAGGCCGATATCCAGATACGCGGGGCCGGCGATGTACTGGGCGAGGCCCAGTCCGGTGGACGCTCGTCCCTGAAGCTGCTCAGGGTCGTTACCGATGCCAAGATGATCACCCAGGCCCGGCAGGAGGCTGCTGATCTCCTGGAGTCAGACCCGGACCTCAAGGGGCAGGTGGAACTGGCGGGGGCGGTTCTGGACTTCATGCGCGGCAACGAGGGTTTCCTGGTCTCGGCCTGA
- a CDS encoding lysophospholipid acyltransferase family protein has protein sequence MASKGKPSPRSAVKPLSDQQVALLGERHHLVDPTRYYPTGHRAPALDEIGGQHPTGTHRLLHGVVQVMRSSCKLYAWGLERVPETGPFITAATHVTQFDVFIPMMSMFHLGRRPRYMAKAEMAHWPLIGNWFQMVGMQPVERKSGKARSIEEESIGILTSGRPLTIWPEGTVTRDPLKWPMSLKPGVGFIALEASRQLGGMVPLYPSITWGAASINHKWPWPRKNVVMCYDQPLDYSDLLEGMDQWGPEPPKEAVHTLCVRLRDRMEEVMAEIRGEEPPAEGYFDYVTMTRRPRSEQ, from the coding sequence ATGGCTTCCAAAGGCAAACCGTCACCGCGTTCCGCGGTAAAGCCCCTGTCCGACCAGCAGGTGGCCCTCCTGGGCGAGCGGCACCACCTGGTGGACCCGACCCGGTACTATCCCACCGGGCACCGGGCACCGGCCCTGGATGAGATAGGCGGGCAGCATCCGACCGGCACCCACCGTCTTTTGCATGGTGTCGTGCAAGTGATGCGCAGCTCCTGCAAACTCTATGCATGGGGTCTGGAGAGGGTGCCCGAGACGGGGCCTTTCATTACGGCGGCCACGCACGTTACCCAGTTCGATGTCTTCATCCCCATGATGTCGATGTTCCACCTGGGTCGTAGACCGCGCTATATGGCCAAGGCGGAGATGGCCCACTGGCCCCTGATCGGGAACTGGTTCCAGATGGTCGGTATGCAGCCGGTGGAGCGCAAGTCCGGCAAGGCCCGATCCATCGAGGAGGAGTCGATAGGCATCCTCACCTCGGGCCGCCCCCTGACCATATGGCCGGAAGGCACTGTAACCCGGGATCCCCTGAAATGGCCCATGTCGCTCAAACCCGGTGTCGGTTTCATCGCTCTGGAGGCCTCAAGGCAGCTGGGGGGGATGGTTCCCCTGTATCCCAGCATCACCTGGGGTGCGGCCTCGATCAATCACAAGTGGCCTTGGCCCCGGAAGAACGTGGTCATGTGCTACGACCAGCCCCTGGACTACTCGGACCTCCTTGAGGGCATGGACCAGTGGGGTCCGGAGCCTCCCAAGGAGGCTGTGCATACCCTCTGTGTCCGCCTGCGCGACCGGATGGAGGAGGTCATGGCGGAGATTCGCGGCGAGGAGCCTCCGGCTGAGGGGTACTTCGATTACGTAACCATGACACGTCGGCCCAGAAGTGAGCAATAG
- a CDS encoding D-alanine--D-alanine ligase family protein gives MARKRVVVLYGGRADEHSISCVSAAGVLNAIDTDRYEPIPVGITKDGRWIVGGEDPRRWSLDDTQLPTVQVTEGSCPVILDMARGGDGFMVGDHDDLVSGPDSLKTDSPQASGSLEPLGHVDAVFPVLHGPYGEDGTVQGLLEMMGVPYVGCGVFASAACMDKHYTKILLSQAGIPVAPGITIDARDRLSGVDLKAAVEEAGLHYPLFVKPSRAGSSFGVVKVEETGADALAAAVDEASGHDWRILIEEGVDGREIECAVLAPDREGEPRTAWPGEVVLDRTDQDEAFYDFDSKYVDSSASHVEVPADLPDETLSRIRALASRAFKAVDATGLSRVDCFVTAKGGIIVNEINTLPGFTPISMYAKAWEASGVTYTDLITELIEGVSA, from the coding sequence ATGGCCAGGAAACGTGTTGTCGTGCTGTATGGCGGTCGTGCCGACGAGCACTCCATATCCTGTGTATCGGCGGCCGGTGTGCTCAACGCCATCGATACCGACCGATATGAGCCCATTCCGGTCGGAATCACCAAGGACGGTCGTTGGATCGTAGGCGGCGAGGATCCCAGGCGGTGGAGCCTGGACGACACCCAATTGCCCACCGTGCAGGTCACCGAGGGCAGTTGTCCGGTCATTCTCGACATGGCCCGTGGCGGGGATGGGTTCATGGTCGGTGATCATGACGACCTGGTTTCCGGTCCCGACAGCCTCAAAACGGACTCCCCGCAGGCCTCCGGCTCTCTGGAACCTCTGGGGCATGTGGATGCGGTCTTTCCGGTGCTCCACGGCCCGTATGGCGAGGACGGCACTGTACAGGGGCTGCTCGAAATGATGGGTGTGCCCTATGTGGGATGTGGGGTCTTCGCCTCTGCCGCCTGCATGGACAAGCACTATACGAAGATTCTTCTCAGCCAGGCCGGTATTCCCGTGGCACCGGGAATCACCATCGATGCCCGCGACCGCCTGTCCGGTGTTGATCTGAAGGCTGCTGTGGAAGAGGCTGGGCTGCATTATCCGCTTTTCGTCAAGCCCTCCCGCGCCGGGTCGAGCTTCGGTGTGGTCAAGGTGGAGGAGACCGGTGCCGATGCCCTGGCCGCTGCCGTCGATGAGGCATCCGGGCATGACTGGCGGATCCTGATTGAAGAGGGTGTGGACGGCCGTGAAATCGAGTGTGCCGTGCTCGCTCCCGACCGCGAAGGTGAACCCCGCACCGCATGGCCCGGCGAGGTTGTGCTGGACAGGACGGACCAGGATGAGGCCTTCTACGACTTCGACAGCAAGTATGTGGACTCCTCGGCCTCTCACGTGGAGGTCCCCGCCGACCTGCCCGACGAGACCCTGAGCAGGATACGTGCCCTTGCCTCCAGGGCATTCAAGGCCGTAGACGCTACCGGTCTGAGCCGTGTCGACTGCTTTGTCACCGCCAAGGGTGGAATCATCGTCAACGAAATCAACACCCTGCCCGGCTTTACGCCCATATCGATGTACGCCAAGGCCTGGGAGGCCAGCGGTGTCACCTACACCGACCTGATTACCGAGCTGATCGAGGGTGTATCAGCCTGA